In the Gemmatimonadota bacterium genome, one interval contains:
- the kdsB gene encoding 3-deoxy-manno-octulosonate cytidylyltransferase translates to MGQGAVLGVIPARIGSKRLPRKPLQPLAGRPLIEWVWRRVRSFSALDAAVIATDSEEVASVCRALGAPVVLTSPAHASGTERVAEVAGRGEYREYAMVVNVQGDEPFISEGQVASAVALAVRDWDIGTVATPVRTLEAWRDPAVVKVVRREDGGALYFSRAAVPHCRDGDPPAEELASPAYLRHIGVYACRRDALARWVNHPPAELERIERLEQLRALEAGLSIGVALVDAAEAGVDTPRDVLRAEQRLRSMSHGSLPIP, encoded by the coding sequence ATGGGCCAGGGAGCCGTGCTGGGCGTGATTCCCGCGCGTATCGGCTCGAAGCGCCTGCCGCGCAAGCCGCTGCAGCCGCTGGCCGGCCGCCCCTTGATCGAATGGGTCTGGCGCCGCGTGCGCAGCTTTTCGGCGCTGGATGCGGCCGTGATTGCCACGGACAGCGAAGAAGTCGCGTCCGTGTGCCGAGCGTTGGGGGCGCCCGTGGTGCTGACCTCGCCGGCGCACGCTTCGGGTACCGAGCGGGTTGCCGAGGTGGCCGGACGCGGCGAGTACCGGGAGTACGCGATGGTCGTGAACGTGCAGGGAGACGAGCCCTTCATTTCGGAGGGGCAGGTTGCGTCCGCCGTGGCGTTGGCCGTGCGTGATTGGGACATCGGCACGGTCGCCACGCCGGTGCGCACGCTGGAAGCGTGGCGTGACCCGGCCGTGGTGAAAGTCGTGCGCAGAGAAGATGGTGGGGCACTGTATTTCTCGCGGGCCGCCGTGCCGCACTGCCGGGACGGCGATCCGCCGGCGGAAGAGCTGGCATCGCCCGCGTACCTGAGGCACATCGGGGTGTACGCCTGCAGGCGGGATGCGCTGGCCCGTTGGGTGAACCACCCACCAGCGGAGCTCGAGCGGATCGAGCGACTGGAGCAGTTGCGGGCGCTGGAGGCCGGGCTCTCCATCGGGGTGGCGCTGGTGGACGCGGCCGAGGCCGGCGTCGATACCCCGCGGGACGTGCTGCGCGCAGAACAACGGTTGAGGTCGATGTCGCACGGATCCCTTCCTATCCCTTAG
- a CDS encoding aminodeoxychorismate/anthranilate synthase component II encodes MVLVIDNYDSFTWNLVQLLGELGAEPVVKRNDEVTLPEIEALDPSRIVISPGPCTPAEAGISVACIRQFGPTRPILGVCLGHQAIGAAYGGRVVRARRTMHGKRSPVAHTGSELFAGIPTPIEVTRYHSLVVERPSLPAELEVIAWTDEAGFEDEIQAIRHRHHPVWGVQFHPESVASQHGRELMANFLALC; translated from the coding sequence ATGGTCCTGGTCATCGACAACTACGACTCCTTCACCTGGAACCTCGTGCAATTGCTCGGGGAGCTGGGCGCGGAGCCGGTCGTGAAACGGAACGATGAGGTCACGCTGCCCGAGATCGAGGCGCTGGACCCCTCGCGCATCGTGATCTCGCCCGGACCGTGCACGCCAGCGGAGGCCGGCATCAGCGTGGCGTGCATCCGCCAGTTCGGCCCGACCCGGCCCATCCTGGGCGTTTGTTTGGGCCACCAGGCGATCGGAGCTGCCTACGGGGGCCGCGTCGTGCGCGCCCGCCGCACCATGCACGGCAAGCGTTCCCCCGTGGCTCACACGGGCTCCGAGCTCTTTGCGGGCATTCCCACCCCCATCGAAGTCACGCGCTATCACTCCCTGGTTGTGGAGCGACCCAGCTTGCCCGCCGAGCTCGAAGTCATCGCCTGGACGGACGAGGCCGGGTTCGAGGACGAGATCCAGGCCATACGCCACCGCCATCACCCGGTTTGGGGTGTGCAGTTTCACCCGGAGTCCGTTGCCAGCCAGCACGGCCGGGAACTGATGGCCAACTTCCTCGCGCTGTGTTGA